From the Candidatus Saccharibacteria bacterium genome, the window CAAACCCAGATATTATGTGTAACCAAGAGGTCAAGTTTAAGCTTTTTCTCGAGGCAGCCCTAGCCGATGGCGCAGACATGATTGCCACCGGACACTACGCCAGGATTATTCATAATTCGGCAAATTCCAAATCACAAATATCAAATACCAAACAAATTCTAAATTCTAAATTCCAAATTCCTGACGCCCAACAACCAACTACCAACTACCAACTACCAACTACTAACTACCAACTACCAACCTCCGCGTCGCTGCATACTGCCGCCAATACCGCAAAAGACCAAACCTATTTCCTCTACCGGGTCACGGAAGACGCTCTGCGCCACAGCCTCATGCCCATTGGTGAGTTCTCAACAAAGGCGGAAGTACGCGCCGAAGCGGAAAAACGTGGTCTAGCCACAGCGGGTAAAAAAGACAGCCAAGGGATTTGTTTCATAGGTAAAGTAGGGATAAAAGATTTTCTTATCCATGAACTCGGCGAACAGCCCCATGGCGATATCGTAGACCAAAACGGGGTACGAATTGGCGAACATGACGGAGCCATCTTTTACACCATCGGTCAGCGCCAAGGGCTGGGGGTGGGCGGGGGCCTGCCATACTACGTCACCGGCAAAGACATGG encodes:
- a CDS encoding tRNA-specific 2-thiouridylase, which gives rise to MKVFVGMSGGVDSSVTAALLKEQGYDVTGVYMKNWSKDLPGMLCPWKEDYQDAKRVAVQLDIPFKLYDFETEYRQRVVDYMLDGYRRGITPNPDIMCNQEVKFKLFLEAALADGADMIATGHYARIIHNSANSKSQISNTKQILNSKFQIPDAQQPTTNYQLPTTNYQLPTSASLHTAANTAKDQTYFLYRVTEDALRHSLMPIGEFSTKAEVRAEAEKRGLATAGKKDSQGICFIGKVGIKDFLIHELGEQPHGDIVDQNGVRIGEHDGAIFYTIGQRQGLGVGGGLPYYVTGKDMAKNEVYVTTDIQDSSLWRDSLQLAELHWINNAPTEGKAYSVRTRYRAELIPARFTWDTQKNRGELHLDSPVRAITPGQSAVLYEGDAVLGGGIVA